The Streptomyces spororaveus genome includes a region encoding these proteins:
- a CDS encoding CHAT domain-containing protein, whose amino-acid sequence MLSELFDHAMSLPPDSDPDVHAEAWEAVLTHPGFASLPVPERWSALAALGTCRLQRHQRDGRLEDLASALACLENALRLPSVPRAQRALASFNLFHARDQRYALTGEPDDLLTAMQTLWALVDEPVPGTSARGMCRTICGRIDAHAGELTDPLRGLRRAALERLLTDPTDPDLPSYQLCLASQLASTYEGSPAAHRALVVRAMELTADAERRLPEGEERHAASVLLAGLRNLHSWAEENAPAERAPGPPGRMDIEEFSDGLRDLPDHGARLARIREALATNTYETTGTGWILLNVLLAEEVLSPRTNGKIDTEEAITALRTVLGLPETDGLGVTLELKVNLGIAYDRRLKGDAAANAAEALAIFEQCASEVTPDHPRYPAVVCALAQALLDEADISGRRDGIERAIALCRGALDSMPADAEPALRANLLNTVVRLLPLRTTGDPEHNSEEAIRAAHEALDLLDPATEAVRRGDVHHNLARLYRDRLSEGREANLWRAIELFRASLAAQPKDEMPVDWAMSQSSLGVVYSMMRGRDVEATQRMAIQAFMAAQSVFTLEDNPQSWATAEFNLGVAFGDSEVRARPDLERAITHLTSALQVFTEEAAPWQWAITQSFLGVMRTQTGTPEQLLAAADHFRAALRVLTFENHPRDWTSVQLNLAQLEPPEDLAVHRRMIRGLVGRGHRNEAFKAYMIYLRHLGDRGDWPAAAEAGARAAELHESLYQEALLRQSRHMEQQAAARDVLEIVTAMVRAGRTLDAVLLLERTRARELGESLQQDQDVLRSARDGDRVAFDAYRAACDRLTALAGVERSMPGAGFGAADVERLHLSLVRSISKARREQAAALARLTAAAEALRPPGIGELSAAAPPHRPLVYVYGAAGFVRLLLVRRDGEGGLDVDSRAVDLRDLPAGPDHSPPVYARLTAALAAWLRELGVGAVTLVACGALAGRPLHAFLHDGRCLLDEFTVSYAPSAAVLARRPAARPGPAVLAAVGDPTDDLHYASAEAGAVGALFPWCRRTVRYGAAATAPVFVREDVPGATHVHLACHGSFDTASPLESAFVLAAGTRMTLRAIMSGRAFRGVRLVFASACRTATTDAFLPDEAIGLASGLLQAGAREVIASLWNVNDLATMLVATRFYRELDSGPPGGGAVDAGRALRRAQLWLRDSTAAELSRWCAGLIDDVPEEPARSRLRAAVAHLDGRPPELPCYADARFWAAFVHLGG is encoded by the coding sequence GACACCAGCGGGACGGCCGCCTCGAAGACCTGGCGAGCGCGCTGGCCTGCCTGGAGAACGCCCTGCGGCTGCCTTCCGTGCCACGGGCCCAGCGGGCCCTGGCGTCCTTCAACCTCTTCCACGCGCGCGATCAGCGGTACGCGCTCACCGGTGAACCCGACGACCTGCTCACGGCGATGCAGACCCTGTGGGCCCTCGTGGACGAACCCGTGCCGGGCACGTCCGCCCGTGGGATGTGCCGCACGATCTGCGGCCGGATCGACGCGCACGCCGGCGAGTTGACCGATCCGCTGCGCGGCCTGCGCCGGGCCGCACTGGAGCGACTGCTGACGGACCCGACCGACCCCGACCTTCCCTCGTACCAGCTGTGCCTCGCCTCGCAGCTCGCCTCGACGTACGAAGGGAGTCCCGCGGCCCATCGGGCCCTGGTGGTCCGCGCGATGGAGCTGACCGCGGACGCGGAGCGCCGGCTCCCCGAGGGCGAGGAGCGGCACGCCGCCTCCGTGCTGCTGGCCGGTCTGAGGAATCTGCACAGCTGGGCCGAGGAGAACGCGCCCGCGGAGCGCGCGCCGGGCCCTCCCGGGCGGATGGACATCGAAGAGTTCTCGGACGGCCTGCGGGACCTCCCCGACCACGGCGCGCGCCTCGCCCGGATCCGCGAGGCACTCGCCACCAACACGTACGAGACCACCGGGACCGGCTGGATCCTCCTGAACGTGCTGCTGGCCGAGGAGGTCCTCTCGCCGCGCACCAACGGGAAGATCGACACCGAGGAGGCCATCACGGCCCTGCGGACCGTTCTGGGCCTGCCCGAGACGGACGGGCTCGGTGTCACCCTGGAGCTGAAGGTAAATCTGGGCATCGCCTACGACCGGCGCCTGAAGGGCGACGCCGCGGCCAACGCGGCCGAGGCCCTGGCCATCTTCGAGCAGTGCGCGTCGGAGGTGACTCCGGATCATCCCCGGTATCCGGCCGTCGTCTGCGCCCTCGCCCAGGCCCTGCTGGACGAAGCCGACATCAGCGGCAGGCGCGACGGCATCGAGCGGGCGATCGCCCTGTGCCGCGGCGCGCTCGACTCCATGCCGGCGGACGCGGAGCCCGCGCTGCGGGCGAACCTGCTCAACACGGTCGTCAGGCTGCTGCCCCTGCGGACCACGGGGGACCCGGAACACAATTCCGAGGAGGCCATTCGCGCGGCCCACGAGGCTCTCGACCTGCTCGACCCCGCCACGGAGGCCGTTCGGCGCGGGGACGTCCACCACAACCTCGCGCGGCTGTACCGGGACCGGCTCAGCGAGGGCCGGGAGGCGAACCTGTGGCGGGCGATCGAGCTTTTCCGTGCGTCGCTCGCGGCCCAGCCCAAGGACGAGATGCCCGTCGACTGGGCCATGTCCCAGAGCTCGCTCGGCGTGGTCTACAGCATGATGCGCGGCCGGGACGTCGAGGCCACGCAGCGGATGGCGATCCAGGCGTTCATGGCCGCGCAGTCCGTGTTCACCCTGGAGGACAACCCGCAGAGCTGGGCCACCGCCGAGTTCAATCTCGGGGTCGCCTTCGGTGACAGCGAGGTGCGGGCCCGGCCGGACCTGGAGCGCGCGATCACCCATCTGACCTCCGCGCTCCAGGTGTTCACCGAGGAGGCCGCCCCCTGGCAGTGGGCGATCACCCAGTCCTTCCTCGGGGTGATGCGCACGCAGACCGGAACGCCGGAGCAACTCCTGGCCGCAGCCGATCACTTCCGCGCCGCCCTGCGGGTGCTGACGTTCGAGAACCACCCCCGGGACTGGACCAGCGTCCAACTCAACCTGGCCCAGCTGGAACCTCCGGAGGACCTCGCCGTCCACCGGAGGATGATCCGGGGCCTCGTCGGGCGCGGACACCGGAACGAAGCGTTCAAGGCGTACATGATCTACTTGCGCCACCTCGGCGACCGGGGGGACTGGCCGGCCGCGGCGGAGGCGGGTGCGCGGGCCGCGGAACTGCACGAGAGCCTCTACCAGGAAGCCCTGCTCAGGCAGAGCCGGCACATGGAGCAGCAGGCTGCCGCGCGCGACGTGCTGGAGATCGTCACCGCGATGGTCCGGGCGGGCCGCACCCTGGACGCCGTCCTGCTCCTGGAGCGGACGCGGGCCCGGGAGCTGGGCGAGAGCCTCCAGCAGGACCAGGACGTGCTGCGCAGCGCACGCGACGGCGACCGCGTGGCCTTCGACGCCTACCGTGCGGCATGCGACCGGCTGACGGCCCTCGCAGGTGTCGAACGGTCGATGCCCGGTGCCGGTTTCGGCGCGGCCGACGTGGAACGGCTGCATCTGTCCCTGGTCCGCTCGATCTCCAAGGCCCGCCGGGAACAGGCCGCTGCGCTGGCACGGCTCACCGCGGCGGCCGAGGCGCTGCGCCCACCGGGCATCGGCGAGCTGTCCGCCGCGGCGCCGCCGCACCGTCCCCTGGTCTACGTGTACGGGGCCGCCGGGTTCGTGCGCCTGCTGCTCGTCCGGCGCGACGGGGAGGGCGGCCTGGACGTCGACAGCCGGGCTGTGGACCTGCGGGACCTGCCGGCGGGCCCGGATCACAGCCCGCCCGTGTACGCCAGGCTCACCGCGGCGCTGGCGGCGTGGCTGCGCGAGCTCGGTGTCGGCGCGGTGACCCTGGTCGCGTGCGGTGCGCTGGCGGGCCGGCCGCTGCACGCCTTCCTCCATGACGGCCGCTGCCTGCTCGACGAGTTCACGGTGTCCTACGCGCCCTCGGCGGCCGTGCTCGCCCGCAGGCCGGCGGCCCGGCCGGGTCCCGCCGTCCTGGCGGCCGTCGGCGACCCCACGGACGATCTGCACTACGCGTCGGCGGAGGCCGGCGCCGTCGGCGCGCTGTTCCCCTGGTGCCGGCGGACCGTGCGGTACGGGGCGGCGGCCACCGCTCCCGTGTTCGTCCGGGAGGACGTCCCCGGGGCCACGCACGTCCACCTGGCGTGCCACGGCTCCTTCGACACGGCGAGCCCGCTGGAATCTGCCTTCGTCCTGGCCGCGGGCACCCGTATGACGCTCCGCGCGATCATGTCCGGCCGCGCCTTCCGCGGCGTGCGGCTGGTGTTCGCGTCGGCCTGCCGGACCGCGACCACGGACGCCTTCCTGCCGGACGAGGCCATCGGCCTGGCCTCGGGGCTGCTCCAGGCCGGCGCGCGGGAGGTGATCGCCTCCCTGTGGAACGTGAACGACCTGGCGACCATGCTCGTCGCGACCCGGTTCTACCGTGAACTGGACTCCGGCCCGCCCGGCGGCGGCGCCGTGGACGCCGGGCGGGCCCTGCGCAGGGCTCAGCTGTGGCTGCGGGACTCCACGGCCGCGGAGCTGTCCCGGTGGTGCGCCGGTCTGATCGACGACGTACCGGAGGAACCGGCGCGCTCGCGCCTGCGCGCAGCCGTGGCCCACCTGGACGGCCGGCCGCCGGAGCTCCCGTGCTACGCGGACGCCCGTTTCTGGGCCGCCTTCGTCCACCTGGGCGGCTGA